Proteins encoded within one genomic window of Amycolatopsis nigrescens CSC17Ta-90:
- a CDS encoding P1 family peptidase — MGRRKVLKAATAVTAGAAAAVPFGAAEASEVPPEVREGIPRGRRYRLRELGIVLGELPPGRHNAITDVPGVKVGYQTLIFDRPGPPPNMARTGVTIIVPRDEPLWRNYCYAGVHSHNGNGELTGAHWITESGWLTSNIGITNTHQVGIVRDTLVKLEAEQNEDLLWRLPVVAETWDGPLNQLNGFWITEEHVRRAVADAKGGLPAEGNVGGGTGMSFFGYKGGSGTSSRVVPYRGTGYTVGVFVQSNFGRPRDLRVNGAPVGAELPPPPPLGPGADKSQGSCIIIVATDAPMLPGQCRRLAERAGIGLGLVGGVASNGDGDIYLAFSTGNDVRAGETAPLRDAKAVDNDEIDPFFHAVVEATQEALLNSATKAERMTGNWGTREALPLDKLVEILKWHRLYPNGRE, encoded by the coding sequence GTGGGCCGGCGGAAGGTGCTCAAGGCCGCCACCGCGGTCACCGCAGGTGCGGCGGCGGCGGTTCCGTTCGGCGCCGCCGAAGCGAGCGAGGTACCGCCGGAGGTGCGGGAGGGGATTCCGCGCGGTAGGCGTTACCGGCTGCGGGAGCTCGGCATCGTGCTCGGCGAGCTGCCGCCCGGCAGGCACAACGCGATCACCGACGTGCCAGGGGTCAAGGTCGGCTACCAGACCTTGATCTTCGACCGGCCCGGCCCGCCGCCGAACATGGCCAGGACCGGTGTCACGATCATCGTGCCCCGAGACGAACCCCTGTGGCGCAACTACTGCTACGCGGGGGTCCACTCGCACAACGGCAACGGCGAGCTGACCGGCGCGCACTGGATCACCGAGTCCGGCTGGCTGACCTCGAACATCGGGATCACCAACACCCACCAGGTCGGCATCGTCCGGGACACCCTGGTCAAGCTGGAGGCCGAGCAGAACGAGGACCTGCTGTGGCGGCTGCCGGTGGTGGCCGAGACCTGGGACGGCCCGCTGAACCAACTGAACGGGTTCTGGATCACCGAAGAGCACGTCCGGCGAGCGGTGGCCGACGCCAAGGGCGGCCTGCCCGCGGAGGGCAACGTCGGCGGTGGCACCGGGATGTCCTTCTTCGGCTACAAGGGCGGCAGCGGTACGTCCTCGCGCGTGGTTCCCTACCGCGGCACCGGATACACCGTCGGGGTCTTCGTGCAGTCGAACTTCGGCCGGCCACGTGATCTCCGGGTCAACGGCGCGCCGGTCGGGGCGGAACTGCCTCCGCCGCCGCCACTGGGTCCTGGCGCGGACAAGTCCCAGGGTTCGTGCATCATCATCGTCGCGACGGACGCGCCCATGCTGCCCGGCCAATGCCGCAGGCTCGCCGAACGCGCGGGTATCGGCCTCGGCCTGGTCGGTGGCGTCGCGTCCAACGGTGACGGGGACATCTACCTCGCCTTCTCCACCGGCAACGACGTCCGCGCCGGCGAAACCGCGCCGCTGCGCGATGCCAAGGCCGTCGACAACGACGAGATCGACCCGTTCTTCCACGCCGTGGTGGAGGCCACCCAGGAAGCGCTGCTCAACTCCGCCACCAAGGCCGAGCGCATGACCGGCAACTGGGGCACCCGTGAAGCGCTGCCCCTGGACAAGCTCGTCGAGATCCTCAAGTGGCATCGGCTCTACCCCAACGGCCGGGAGTAG
- a CDS encoding Rrf2 family transcriptional regulator: MGLSSRSAVAMHALTMLARWDHSLTSAEIADSLASNPVLVRRILGSLRDAGLVCSTEGRGGGWSLARAPREITLYDAYTAVEAGPVLSRHAHPPSDACEVGRHMQNVLDAEFRDAEQAMQERLGRTTIAHLLRQILAAERAFAAQTS; this comes from the coding sequence GTGGGTCTCAGCAGCAGGAGCGCGGTCGCGATGCACGCGCTCACCATGCTGGCGCGCTGGGACCATTCGCTGACCTCCGCGGAGATCGCGGACAGCCTGGCGAGCAACCCGGTGCTCGTGCGGCGCATCCTCGGCAGCCTGCGGGACGCCGGACTGGTGTGCTCCACCGAGGGACGTGGCGGCGGCTGGTCGCTCGCCCGCGCCCCACGTGAGATCACGCTCTACGACGCGTACACCGCCGTCGAAGCGGGACCGGTCCTGTCGCGGCACGCCCATCCACCCAGCGACGCGTGCGAAGTCGGGCGCCATATGCAGAACGTGCTCGACGCGGAGTTCCGGGACGCGGAACAGGCCATGCAGGAACGGCTCGGCCGGACGACCATCGCACACCTGCTGCGGCAGATCCTCGCCGCCGAACGAGCATTCGCAGCACAGACCAGCTGA
- a CDS encoding MFS transporter codes for MTRSSTAERTGSDLALLAVLMPAVLVTVIASDMVNLMLPSIGAEFGASEAELAWVVTGFLLVFAVGIPFYGRLSDRVSLRRLFGFALLVYAAGSLVCALAPDLLVLVLGRIVMGVGAAALPVLSIIAVTRLMPLGKRGTGIGVVSAAAGIGTAVGPALGGGIGQFLGWPALFWLMLVVALVLLPAALRVLPGEPPAGAGRFDLPGGILLGLGAGLVLFGITQAQVAGFTAATSWASLVVAVVALALFGWRTVQVAQPFVPPALFTNRVYRAAVATAFLAMIVNLGGLVLVPLLVVDVNGLGPGAGALVMIPAGAAVAVLSPLIGRLADRVGTRPLVLAGLATMGLFALFLSTFTGTTSVIPAGAGILGLSVGFIFVITPIISAAAGALPADQVGVGLGILQGAQFLGAGTGPALLGVLLTARRQSDDGAVNPLYAGHEGTAFSDAFLAMAVLVIPTLIIAFRMRPAAPSRDTAGQDA; via the coding sequence ATGACACGCAGCTCGACCGCCGAACGAACCGGCTCGGACCTGGCCCTGCTGGCGGTGCTGATGCCGGCGGTGCTCGTCACCGTCATCGCCAGCGACATGGTCAACCTCATGCTCCCGTCGATCGGAGCGGAGTTCGGGGCCTCCGAGGCAGAGCTCGCCTGGGTCGTCACCGGCTTCCTGCTGGTGTTCGCGGTCGGCATCCCCTTCTACGGCCGCCTTTCCGACCGGGTGAGCCTGCGGCGGCTGTTCGGTTTCGCGCTGCTGGTCTACGCCGCCGGCAGCCTGGTCTGCGCGCTCGCCCCGGATCTACTGGTGCTCGTGCTCGGCCGGATCGTGATGGGGGTTGGCGCGGCCGCGCTGCCGGTGCTCTCGATCATCGCCGTCACCAGGTTGATGCCGCTGGGCAAACGCGGCACGGGAATCGGTGTCGTCTCCGCGGCCGCGGGCATCGGCACCGCCGTCGGGCCCGCACTCGGCGGCGGGATCGGCCAGTTCCTCGGCTGGCCAGCGCTGTTCTGGCTGATGCTGGTGGTCGCGCTGGTACTGCTGCCCGCGGCGCTGCGCGTGCTGCCTGGCGAACCCCCGGCGGGCGCGGGACGGTTCGACCTTCCCGGCGGCATTCTCCTCGGCCTCGGCGCCGGGCTGGTCCTGTTCGGCATCACCCAGGCACAGGTCGCCGGGTTCACCGCGGCCACGTCCTGGGCCAGTCTCGTGGTGGCGGTGGTGGCACTGGCGCTGTTCGGATGGCGCACCGTCCAGGTCGCGCAGCCGTTCGTCCCGCCCGCGCTGTTCACCAACCGGGTCTACCGGGCCGCTGTCGCCACCGCGTTCCTGGCCATGATCGTCAACCTCGGCGGCCTGGTGCTCGTCCCGCTGCTGGTGGTCGACGTCAACGGTCTCGGCCCGGGGGCGGGTGCGCTGGTGATGATCCCGGCCGGGGCCGCCGTCGCCGTCCTCTCGCCGTTGATCGGCCGTCTCGCCGACCGCGTCGGCACCCGACCCCTGGTGCTGGCCGGCCTCGCGACGATGGGACTGTTCGCCCTGTTCCTCTCGACTTTCACCGGAACCACGTCGGTGATTCCCGCCGGCGCCGGGATTCTCGGGCTCAGCGTCGGCTTCATCTTCGTGATCACCCCGATCATCAGCGCCGCGGCCGGCGCACTGCCCGCCGATCAGGTCGGTGTCGGCCTCGGCATCCTCCAGGGAGCCCAGTTCCTCGGCGCCGGCACCGGCCCGGCCCTGCTCGGTGTCCTGCTGACCGCACGGCGGCAAAGCGACGACGGCGCCGTCAACCCCCTGTACGCCGGGCACGAAGGCACCGCCTTCTCCGACGCCTTCCTGGCCATGGCCGTGCTCGTCATCCCGACCCTGATCATCGCGTTCCGCATGCGCCCCGCGGCACCTTCTCGCGACACAGCCGGACAAGACGCTTAA
- a CDS encoding endonuclease/exonuclease/phosphatase family protein: protein MKPAVRRILCALATVLLATTVLSGTASAASASATNLTVLSFNIWQQGSHGGIDAVVREIRASGANVVALSETGGGATEAIAGALGWQHTEPGWDVDVISALPIEETDWESWNDTGARAIAAKIAGVWVYSIHLDYTKYGPYNACFDKDSVATILADETNRRRQAEQIAAWTGSSAAILAGDLNSPSHQDWTAATAATHCGYTVSWPTTTAFTDKGFTDSYRRLLPDPAANPGNTWSPVVKDNNGRPEPQDRIDYVFYRGGSITPTSTRTVGGGSGWPSDHLAVVTSFTVS, encoded by the coding sequence ATGAAGCCCGCGGTTCGCAGAATCCTGTGCGCACTGGCCACCGTCCTCCTCGCGACGACAGTCCTCAGCGGAACGGCGTCCGCGGCATCGGCGTCGGCCACCAACCTCACGGTGCTGAGCTTCAACATCTGGCAGCAGGGCTCGCACGGCGGGATCGACGCGGTGGTGAGGGAAATCCGCGCCTCGGGCGCCAACGTGGTCGCCCTGTCGGAGACCGGCGGGGGCGCCACCGAGGCCATCGCCGGCGCGCTCGGCTGGCAGCACACCGAGCCCGGCTGGGACGTCGACGTGATCAGCGCCCTGCCCATCGAGGAAACCGACTGGGAGTCGTGGAACGACACCGGCGCGAGGGCGATCGCGGCGAAGATCGCCGGCGTGTGGGTGTACTCGATCCACCTCGACTACACCAAATACGGGCCGTACAACGCGTGTTTCGACAAGGACAGCGTCGCCACGATCCTGGCCGACGAGACCAACCGGCGCCGGCAGGCCGAGCAGATCGCGGCCTGGACCGGCTCCAGCGCCGCCATCCTCGCCGGCGACCTCAACAGCCCCTCGCACCAGGACTGGACCGCCGCCACGGCCGCTACGCACTGCGGCTACACCGTTTCCTGGCCCACCACCACGGCGTTCACCGACAAGGGCTTCACCGACTCCTACCGCCGGCTGCTCCCCGACCCGGCCGCCAACCCCGGCAACACCTGGTCGCCGGTGGTGAAGGACAACAACGGCAGGCCCGAACCCCAGGACCGGATCGACTACGTCTTCTACCGGGGCGGCTCGATCACCCCGACCAGCACGCGCACCGTCGGCGGCGGCAGCGGCTGGCCCTCCGACCACCTCGCCGTCGTCACCAGCTTCACCGTCTCCTGA
- a CDS encoding helix-turn-helix domain-containing protein, whose translation MSTQGNSPVVRSALALNVLADKMGWLPGSFMKLMSPLGQQWIINRSTILPVAQDQVYPLADERHALVILHGVAVAEHIHAEPNLPGLDTVIGAGDVVGADRLVIGSTRLGSVLQVRFKTSGTVLRLPPTAFEPMHGELRPDENVVALLQATMCTCQQEVIQRSWFALPVADRVARLLAHLADRFGTPVADSDDRVLDFRLTQQELASAVAASPASIDKALGRLRGRGRITTGYRRIVVHRPRNGARRL comes from the coding sequence ATGAGCACCCAGGGCAACTCGCCGGTGGTCCGCTCCGCGCTCGCGCTCAACGTGCTCGCCGACAAGATGGGGTGGCTGCCGGGAAGTTTCATGAAGTTGATGAGCCCGCTCGGCCAGCAGTGGATCATCAACCGCAGCACCATCCTGCCGGTCGCGCAGGATCAGGTGTACCCGCTGGCCGACGAGCGCCACGCCCTGGTCATCCTGCACGGGGTCGCGGTGGCCGAGCACATCCACGCCGAACCGAACCTGCCCGGCCTGGACACCGTCATCGGCGCCGGCGACGTGGTCGGCGCCGACCGGCTGGTGATCGGGTCCACCCGCCTCGGCTCGGTACTCCAGGTGCGGTTCAAGACCTCCGGCACGGTGCTGCGACTGCCGCCGACCGCGTTCGAGCCGATGCACGGCGAACTCCGCCCCGACGAGAACGTCGTCGCGTTGCTGCAGGCCACCATGTGCACCTGCCAGCAGGAGGTCATCCAGCGCTCCTGGTTCGCCCTGCCGGTCGCCGACCGGGTCGCGCGGCTGCTGGCCCACCTCGCGGACAGGTTCGGCACCCCGGTCGCCGACAGCGACGACCGGGTGCTCGACTTCCGGCTGACCCAACAGGAACTCGCCTCCGCGGTCGCGGCCTCCCCCGCCTCGATCGACAAGGCGCTCGGGCGCCTCCGCGGCCGCGGCCGCATCACCACCGGCTACCGCCGCATCGTCGTGCACCGGCCCCGCAACGGCGCTCGCCGGCTGTAG
- a CDS encoding FHA domain-containing protein: MSLAYGVPPSVPGTIFAQALTGRITVKPSDGRTLLFGRQSDEVHICVGADDRTVSRRQGMLVFREQRWWVRNTGKVSMRLPKDRLLCATDEPVPLPEGYTALFVPGARDRQHLLEVYVAGECGQLPAAQPDDITSPRRVWTLTPEERLVLVALAQRYLLQQPQPQPMARKQVSRQLTELHEATQRKLGALSPKGKPWSEKQVEHVVVRVRTRLARAGVTGLTRDEVGEPVGNSLNHNLIIELLSTTSLVPTDLSLLEILEPRSLSCFD; encoded by the coding sequence ATGTCACTTGCCTACGGGGTACCGCCTTCCGTGCCCGGCACGATCTTCGCGCAGGCCCTCACCGGGCGTATCACCGTTAAGCCGAGTGACGGCCGTACCCTGCTTTTCGGTCGGCAAAGCGATGAGGTGCATATCTGTGTTGGCGCGGACGACCGCACGGTCAGCCGGCGCCAGGGCATGCTGGTCTTCCGGGAACAGCGCTGGTGGGTGCGCAACACCGGGAAAGTGTCGATGAGATTGCCGAAAGACCGGCTGTTGTGCGCAACGGACGAACCAGTTCCCCTCCCCGAGGGATACACCGCGCTGTTCGTGCCAGGGGCCCGCGACCGCCAGCACCTGCTGGAGGTCTACGTCGCCGGGGAATGCGGACAGCTCCCAGCGGCCCAGCCGGATGACATCACCTCCCCGCGCAGGGTATGGACGTTGACCCCCGAGGAACGGCTCGTACTGGTCGCACTGGCACAACGTTACTTGCTCCAGCAGCCGCAGCCGCAGCCCATGGCACGGAAACAGGTCTCCCGGCAACTCACCGAACTGCATGAGGCCACCCAACGGAAACTTGGGGCGCTGTCGCCGAAAGGCAAACCCTGGAGCGAGAAGCAGGTCGAGCACGTCGTCGTCCGAGTGCGTACCCGGTTGGCTCGCGCCGGAGTGACCGGCCTGACCCGGGACGAAGTAGGTGAACCGGTGGGCAATTCCCTCAACCACAATCTGATCATCGAACTGCTGTCGACGACCTCCCTGGTGCCGACCGACCTCTCCCTGTTGGAAATCCTCGAACCCCGCAGCCTGTCTTGCTTCGACTGA
- a CDS encoding serine/threonine-protein kinase produces MRQSQYAAQFSRAREGAAAETNQLIADRYQLLEEIGSGGMGVVWRSFDHRLSRMVALKQAKLPDSASSQKLLREAKLAAGLQHPNVVTVHDAFVEGDGLWLVMEWVPAFSLAEMLVHGSLPVPTVIEIGRQLADALEAVHRQGIVHRDIKPGNVLITALGAVKLTDFGISRSVLTDETITQAPVVGGVPGYIAPEVADGVEPTRAADVFALGATLYAAVEGKPPFAGANPYAVLRKTVAGAVTPPQCAGELEPVLATLMRMDPQERPKASEVRPLLTACRNGTSTDDLPARPAPTGARRSGRTPRWNSFRWTTRRRVQAGAAVTVVVLIAVVVSVVNFDGVDGVSTSPPAASALSARVGVGGDVRAVDPCPLLDLARLKEYGEATLDSDYGGFSRCDVVVERPGGKEIDVKVELFDPPGSGFPPEGDVVRVGPFEVSRDSYKGGECGRLIHLHDGYRVDVVARWESDPDQSDLCAIADTATQVAVGVLSASGMPRRTTRANSASLARLDACTLLDAGALATVAKLDTPQVDPAFANWDCEWEDSASSTTVRVRFDHASPPDGRDGKQVRIGDREAYVGVNEYESDSCQVKMVHRFYTDPRGSRSAETVLVLMSGPLPSDQYCAPVTTLADAVVKKIPKA; encoded by the coding sequence ATGCGCCAATCGCAATACGCGGCACAGTTCAGCCGGGCTCGAGAGGGTGCGGCAGCCGAGACCAATCAGCTGATCGCGGATCGCTACCAGCTCCTCGAAGAGATCGGCTCCGGCGGGATGGGAGTGGTCTGGCGCTCCTTTGACCACCGTCTTTCCCGGATGGTCGCCCTCAAACAGGCGAAACTGCCGGATTCGGCGAGTAGCCAGAAACTGTTGCGCGAGGCGAAGCTGGCCGCCGGGCTGCAACATCCGAACGTGGTAACGGTCCACGACGCCTTCGTCGAAGGTGACGGGTTGTGGCTGGTCATGGAATGGGTGCCCGCATTCAGCCTCGCCGAAATGCTGGTGCACGGATCCTTGCCGGTGCCGACCGTCATCGAGATCGGCCGGCAGCTCGCCGACGCGCTGGAAGCGGTACACCGGCAAGGGATCGTGCATCGCGACATCAAACCGGGCAATGTGCTCATCACCGCGCTGGGCGCGGTCAAGCTGACCGACTTCGGGATTTCCCGCTCGGTGCTGACCGATGAGACGATCACCCAGGCCCCGGTGGTCGGCGGTGTGCCGGGCTACATCGCGCCCGAGGTGGCCGACGGGGTGGAGCCAACCAGGGCCGCGGATGTCTTCGCGCTCGGTGCGACGCTCTACGCGGCGGTGGAGGGTAAGCCGCCGTTTGCCGGTGCGAATCCGTATGCGGTGCTCCGTAAGACCGTGGCCGGTGCGGTGACCCCGCCTCAATGCGCGGGCGAGTTGGAGCCGGTGCTGGCCACGCTGATGCGGATGGATCCGCAGGAGCGGCCGAAGGCTTCCGAGGTGCGGCCACTGCTGACGGCGTGCCGCAACGGCACTTCGACCGACGACCTCCCGGCGCGTCCGGCACCCACCGGGGCCCGGCGGTCCGGCCGGACCCCGCGGTGGAACTCATTCCGCTGGACCACTCGGCGCCGGGTGCAGGCGGGTGCGGCCGTGACCGTGGTGGTTCTGATCGCGGTGGTCGTCTCCGTGGTCAACTTCGACGGTGTGGACGGCGTTTCCACTTCGCCACCCGCCGCGAGCGCATTGTCCGCGCGGGTGGGCGTAGGTGGTGATGTCCGTGCGGTCGATCCGTGCCCACTGCTCGACCTTGCCCGGCTCAAGGAGTACGGGGAGGCGACGCTGGATTCGGACTACGGCGGCTTCAGCCGGTGCGACGTGGTGGTGGAACGGCCCGGTGGGAAGGAGATCGACGTCAAGGTGGAGCTGTTCGATCCGCCTGGATCCGGGTTTCCCCCGGAGGGCGACGTGGTGCGGGTCGGGCCGTTCGAGGTGTCGCGGGATTCGTACAAGGGTGGTGAGTGCGGCAGGCTCATCCACCTGCATGACGGCTACCGGGTGGATGTCGTGGCGCGCTGGGAATCCGACCCGGACCAGTCCGATCTCTGCGCGATCGCCGATACCGCGACCCAGGTTGCGGTCGGGGTGTTGTCCGCGTCCGGGATGCCGCGGCGGACCACGCGAGCCAACTCCGCGTCACTGGCCAGACTCGACGCCTGCACCCTGCTCGATGCCGGGGCGCTGGCCACGGTCGCCAAGCTGGACACGCCACAGGTCGACCCCGCATTCGCCAACTGGGACTGCGAATGGGAGGACTCGGCTTCGAGTACGACCGTCCGCGTGCGGTTCGACCACGCGTCGCCCCCGGATGGCCGGGACGGAAAGCAGGTCAGGATCGGCGATCGCGAAGCGTATGTCGGCGTCAACGAATACGAGTCGGACAGTTGCCAGGTCAAGATGGTGCACCGCTTCTACACCGACCCGCGCGGTTCCCGCTCGGCCGAGACGGTACTGGTGCTGATGTCCGGACCGTTGCCATCGGACCAGTACTGCGCACCGGTCACCACCTTGGCCGACGCGGTCGTCAAGAAAATTCCGAAAGCCTGA
- a CDS encoding response regulator transcription factor — protein sequence MTAVLVDDHPVVLAGVRAWCAEAEPPVHVVDAGPGVAVAWRQPGRSARVVIFDLLLGSATPAYADLKRLVDDGRKVIVYTMRDDRDTALNCLEIGAAVYLAKAEGEDHLVAAIHAAAQDRPYTPPAMAGALGTDTNSSRPRLSPREEDVLINWFTCESKDMVAEKLGLSVSTVNGYLDRVRIKYANAGRPAPTKAALVARAIQDGIVRVDDL from the coding sequence GTGACGGCGGTGCTGGTCGACGACCACCCGGTCGTGCTCGCCGGGGTGCGTGCGTGGTGCGCCGAAGCAGAGCCGCCCGTCCACGTGGTCGATGCGGGGCCCGGCGTGGCCGTGGCCTGGCGGCAGCCCGGACGCTCGGCGCGCGTGGTGATCTTCGACCTCCTGCTGGGATCGGCCACCCCCGCCTACGCGGACCTGAAACGTCTGGTCGACGACGGCCGCAAGGTGATCGTGTACACCATGCGCGACGACCGGGATACCGCGCTGAACTGCCTCGAAATCGGTGCCGCCGTCTACCTGGCCAAAGCCGAGGGAGAAGATCATCTGGTCGCCGCGATCCATGCCGCCGCCCAGGATCGGCCCTACACCCCACCGGCCATGGCTGGCGCGCTCGGCACCGACACCAACAGTAGCCGCCCGCGGTTGTCTCCCCGCGAGGAAGATGTACTGATCAACTGGTTCACCTGTGAATCCAAGGATATGGTTGCGGAGAAGCTCGGATTATCGGTCAGCACGGTCAACGGATATCTGGATCGGGTGCGGATCAAATACGCCAATGCCGGCAGACCCGCACCGACGAAGGCGGCACTGGTGGCACGGGCGATTCAGGACGGAATCGTCCGGGTCGACGACCTGTAA
- a CDS encoding sensor histidine kinase produces the protein MASASETGHRSAGLWRGRFRGESVTGAVEREVHLLGRRAAAISRTAVIASAGVITLIAAWPGNAALVGAVVAINLWNAGYVIALRRGAGSWLILADTGMVAALCLTQAWTALSKDSLYAGTGWVLMVVSIVIVACQWHTGPRVGMAITGLLTLAYILGLVRADPTSWVGAVTNVWLVAEGALSRGLWSLVRRGSRTADQIIGERERARRDAAVAAARRADEREYLSALHDTAAATLLMVGTGVVDGSQPWLAEQATRDAAILREERDGAAEVDLVPLLAAAAARSRLEVASSLPPELVLPRAPGLALCGAVTEALTNVFRHSGCPAASMAVGSVAGCVHIEVVDEGRGFTPDAVPPDRRGVSLSIIERMHRAGGTATVTSRPGHGTRVRVEWSGG, from the coding sequence ATGGCGAGCGCGTCCGAAACCGGGCACCGGTCCGCCGGTCTCTGGCGAGGCCGCTTCCGGGGCGAGTCGGTCACGGGCGCCGTCGAACGAGAAGTTCACCTGCTGGGCCGGCGGGCCGCGGCCATCTCGCGAACAGCCGTGATCGCGAGTGCCGGCGTGATCACGCTCATTGCCGCCTGGCCCGGTAACGCAGCGCTCGTCGGGGCCGTGGTGGCGATCAATCTCTGGAACGCCGGGTACGTGATCGCACTGCGGCGCGGGGCCGGCTCGTGGCTGATTCTCGCGGACACCGGTATGGTCGCCGCCTTGTGCCTGACCCAAGCGTGGACGGCGCTGTCGAAGGACTCCCTGTACGCCGGGACCGGCTGGGTGCTGATGGTCGTGTCGATCGTGATCGTCGCCTGCCAGTGGCACACCGGGCCGCGAGTGGGAATGGCGATCACCGGGCTGCTCACCCTGGCTTACATTCTCGGCCTCGTACGAGCCGATCCCACCTCTTGGGTCGGTGCCGTGACCAACGTGTGGTTGGTCGCCGAAGGCGCGTTGTCCCGCGGGCTGTGGAGCCTGGTGCGTCGGGGCAGCCGTACCGCCGACCAGATCATCGGCGAGCGGGAGCGGGCGCGCCGGGACGCCGCGGTCGCCGCTGCCCGGCGCGCCGATGAACGCGAGTACCTCAGTGCCCTGCACGACACCGCGGCGGCCACGCTGCTCATGGTCGGCACCGGGGTCGTTGACGGAAGCCAGCCCTGGCTAGCCGAGCAGGCTACCCGGGATGCCGCGATCCTGCGCGAGGAGCGCGACGGTGCCGCCGAAGTGGACCTGGTCCCGTTGCTCGCGGCGGCGGCTGCGCGCAGCCGGCTTGAGGTGGCCTCGTCCCTGCCGCCCGAACTCGTGCTCCCGCGGGCACCCGGGCTGGCCCTGTGCGGCGCCGTGACCGAGGCGTTGACCAATGTCTTCCGCCATTCCGGTTGTCCGGCCGCGTCCATGGCCGTTGGCTCGGTGGCCGGGTGCGTGCACATCGAGGTGGTGGACGAAGGCCGCGGTTTCACCCCGGACGCGGTGCCGCCCGACCGTCGCGGCGTCTCGCTGTCCATCATCGAGCGGATGCATCGAGCCGGCGGCACGGCCACCGTGACCAGCAGGCCCGGCCACGGCACCCGGGTGCGGGTGGAGTGGTCCGGTGGATAG
- a CDS encoding OmpA family protein yields the protein MSAGTIAPLARATQLARNGQYRAAGDVLRELGGRDSDDPAVLDLQARIHAQRGELFDADECWVLAQRLDGDLPGAREGRRRIAALQARGVRPRTGRVVLVVALAAGVVTGAGVVGALLTRQQPGPDPAVLAGLNGVQGSQREQARQLDAINDRLDQTAQRRQGVLDELTAALAGNRAASAHVESGTLVVSFPVGVFTTGVQLSNDGRAALAGLAQRLRGLSTKVSVAVVGHTSDSPVSGTGEFTDNVDLGQARAKTAAEWMSQASALPLSMFALSSAGAADPPFPNTAADGRAQNRTVTVVLRPE from the coding sequence ATGAGCGCCGGCACGATCGCGCCGCTCGCCCGCGCCACCCAGCTGGCCAGGAACGGCCAGTACCGTGCGGCCGGGGACGTGCTGCGCGAACTGGGTGGCAGGGACAGCGACGATCCGGCGGTGCTGGACCTCCAGGCCAGGATCCACGCCCAGCGCGGTGAACTGTTCGATGCCGACGAGTGCTGGGTGCTGGCGCAGCGGCTGGACGGCGACCTGCCCGGGGCGCGCGAGGGCCGGCGGCGGATCGCCGCACTGCAGGCCAGAGGCGTGCGGCCGCGCACTGGCCGGGTGGTGCTGGTCGTCGCGCTGGCGGCGGGGGTGGTGACCGGGGCCGGTGTCGTCGGCGCCTTGCTGACCAGGCAGCAGCCCGGACCCGATCCGGCCGTCCTCGCCGGGCTGAACGGCGTCCAGGGCAGTCAGCGTGAACAAGCCCGGCAGCTTGACGCGATCAACGACCGGCTCGATCAGACCGCGCAGCGGCGGCAGGGCGTACTTGACGAACTCACCGCGGCCCTCGCCGGCAATCGCGCGGCGAGCGCGCACGTCGAATCGGGGACGCTGGTCGTCTCGTTCCCCGTCGGCGTGTTCACGACCGGCGTCCAATTGTCGAACGATGGGCGTGCGGCCTTGGCCGGGCTCGCCCAACGGCTGCGCGGACTTAGCACCAAGGTGTCGGTCGCCGTTGTCGGCCACACCTCGGACTCGCCGGTGTCCGGCACCGGCGAGTTCACCGACAATGTGGACCTCGGCCAAGCCCGCGCCAAGACTGCCGCGGAGTGGATGTCCCAGGCAAGTGCACTGCCACTATCCATGTTCGCGCTGTCCAGCGCAGGCGCGGCCGACCCACCATTCCCCAACACGGCCGCGGACGGCCGGGCGCAGAACCGGACGGTGACTGTCGTTCTGCGACCGGAATAA